One Belonocnema kinseyi isolate 2016_QV_RU_SX_M_011 chromosome 6, B_treatae_v1, whole genome shotgun sequence genomic region harbors:
- the LOC117175252 gene encoding seminal metalloprotease 1-like, translated as MRSTLVKIFSRISRVSGLLFFIFGFQNFVSIYAAPIDSSISFSKENRDSSVSPELSEKNTGIIDGISYRLDAWSQYDNPEEGNEREGDIHDFPESRKTTTRDRKLLWPKGVVKYWIHSSIRNEPKKLEILKEAMDTIMEKTCVKFKEIFPDEKGSFPSSSWLNVTGNKRGCFSDLGRSRFGASNLNLDLTRCFRNKGHAMHEMLHTLGVYHEQMRPDRDDHIKIVWDNIKEHDVFNFRRLSNEIVTTYGLPYDYDSIMHYSMTAFAKNKSKPSIIPLKQTTPIGQRDHLSLSDIKKLLITYKCKNIESVYENEMKNYDSDELIEEYEPEEAENSPTEAFDKENYEFDVWSLLDKFNFSKYYFSPFYGDYMYYL; from the exons ATGCGATCTACCTTAGTGAAAATTTTTTCCCGAATTTCCCGAGTTTCcggtttattatttttcatatttggatttcaaaattttgtttccattTATGCAGCACCAATCGATTCCTCAATTTCCTTTTCTAAAGAAAATAGGGACTCTTCAGTGTCTCCTGAATTATCGGAAAAGAATACTGGAATTATTGATGGAATCAGCTATAGGC TTGACGCCTGGTCACAATACGACAATCCTGAGGAAGGAAATGAACGAGAAGGAGATATTCACGATTTTCCTGAATCGAGGAAAACTACTACGAGAGACCGAAAACTTCTATGGCCAAAAGGCGTAGTGAAATATTGGATTCATTCATCTATTC gaaatgaaccaaaaaaacttgaaatattgaAAGAAGCGATGGACACTATCATGGAAAAAACTTGCGTGaagttcaaagaaatatttccagATGAAAAGGGTAGCTTTCCATCATCATCTTGGTTAAACGTTACTGGAAACAAGAGAGGCTGTTTTTCAGATCTCGGCCGTTCTAGATTTGGTGCAAGTAATTTAAATCTGGATCTTACAAGATGTTTTCGAAATAAAGGTCACGCAATGCACGAAATGCTGCATACTCTGGGTGTCTATCATGAACAAATGAGACCTGATCGTGATGATCATATCAAGATTGTGTGGGACAATATCAAAGagc ATGACGTATTCAACTTCCGGAGGTTGTCTAATGAGATAGTCACCACATATGGGTTACCATATGATTATGATAGTATCATGCATTATTCGATGACTGCTTTTGCAAAAAACAAATCAAAACCATCAATTATCCCATTA AAACAAACAACTCCTATTGGACAGAGAGATCATTTATCTCTCAGCGACATAAAAAAATTGCTCATCACTTACAAATGTAAAAACATTGAGTCTGTTTATGAAAACGAAATGAAAAATTACGATAGTGATGAACTAATCGAGGAATATGAACCAGAAGAGGCTGAAAATTCTCCAACAGAAGCATTTGACAAGGAAAATTACGAATTTGACGTTTGGTCTCTTTtagataaattcaatttttcaaagtattacTTTTCTCCTTTTTATGGAGACTACATGTAttatctctaa